In a genomic window of Trachemys scripta elegans isolate TJP31775 chromosome 12, CAS_Tse_1.0, whole genome shotgun sequence:
- the DIDO1 gene encoding death-inducer obliterator 1 isoform X2: protein MEQVVSARSVALESESSLGNMENRSPASVLDDKGEQSNEDEQKAIKPTSKEFKKTWGFRRTTIAKREGAGDVDVDTSEQQPQQQQSLSLRRSGRQPKRTERVEEFLTTVRRRGRKNVPTALEDSSEPASCPVTDVETASEGSVESTPDIKPGTRKSDSKDNKDQPVLESRGAKNDDDDDTSDSDSDGLTLKELQNRLRNKRIEQKPAELTLKEIQNRLRKKHLEQNPTETVDVQAGNQVKTELPVKQEPESTDCTETGNQVIVPEEHTEDLQVKKEIKPALATKEIKDEESEEFTKSKSESEIYDPNTLYCICHQPHNNRFMICCDRCEEWFHGDCVGISEARGRLLERNGEDYICPNCTILQGQDETVSETDQQETKSRHVNVDGTELTSVGTVEQKSSEDQGIKGRIEKAANPSGKKKLKIFQPVMEAPGASKCIGPGCSNVAQPDSVYCSNDCILKHAAATMKFLSAGKEPKPKEKIKSKSERSTILKSPLQAGTKPLSSQKKPTPEKKEINMKKSMVTAPKTEANTQPVAKEPASENSTPSWASDHNYNAVKPEKTAAISSSLLFKSQKEEKKSEDKPVEPTTASKKGVASASTVEKQMSSLSKNLGPKKSPSFTSTSLTKHPTKYSAASFKGVIPKKSWLSSGNVSSSKQSPLSHGSPSVSRKSVVSSNLPGGLRKTAMSSTSATSAIAQAKGAANPTQSQPNSQIRQNIRRSLKEILWKRVNDSDDLVMTESEVGKIALNIEKEMFNLFQVTDNRYKSKYRSIMFNLKDPKNQGLFHRVLREEISLSKLVRMKPEELLSKELSVWKEKPIKSITESRSKSHESRKSVIKQENIPDVNMEDSPPVSDSDEQQESTRDAPEKSSAPLLDIFSSMLKDTTSQHRAHLFDLNCKICTGQISASDDEPAPKKSKLSMTSAKKMETQSKPEIKPKYESSTSAAAPETEAVSENTTETLGSVSETVSQSVLETTYFPTTQGHHNAESALPEEVSIYPTSCIAGVVTTVTVSGRDPRTAMSSSSGIVTSASHSSPAPDKVSMVESRQEISKSVLTAPKSILTKPSSSPDPRYLTVPPSPNINTTESRSPQDGDTSLFLSRLSTIWKGFINMQSVAKFVTKAYPVSGCFEYLSEDLPDTIHIGGRISPKTVWDYVGKLKSSLSKELCLIRFHPATEEEEVAYISLYSYFSSRGRFGVVANNNRHVKDLYLIPLSAKDPIPSKLLPFEGPEGIASATRTSSWWW from the exons ATGGAACAAGTTGTAAGTGCACGGTCTGTGGCACTTGAATCTGAATCCAGTCTTGGTAACATGGAAAACCGTTCTCCTG catCAGTTTTGGATGATAAAGGTGAGCAAAGCAATGAGGACGAACAAAAAGCTATCAAGCCCACAAGTAAGGAGTTCAAGAAAACATGGGGATTTCGAAGGACTACAATTGCCAAACGAGAAGGGGCAGGAGATGTTGATGTGGACACTAGTGAACAACAACCACAGCAGCAACAAAGCCTGTCCCTCCGGCGTAGCGGACGGCAACCCAAGCGTACTGAAAGAGTGGAAGAATTTCTTACAACAGTAAGACGTAGAGGTAGAAAGAATGTTCCTACTGCTCTTGAAGATTCAAGTGAACCAGCATCCTGTCCGGTTACAGATGTGGAGACTGCCTCTGAAGGCAGTGTGGAGAGCACTCCAGATATAAAACCTGGCACTCGGAAGAGTGACTCTAAAGACAATAAGGATCAGCCAGTCTTGGAAAGCAGGGGTGcaaaaaatgatgatgatgatgatacctCTGATAGTGATAGTGATGGATTGACGCTGAAAGAACTACAAAATCGTCTAAGAAACAAACGCATTGAACAAAAACCTGCAGAATTGACATTGAAAGAGATACAGAACCGCCTCAGGAAAAAACACCTAGAACAAAATCCTACAGAAACAGTTGATGTCCAGGCAGGAAATCAAGTTAAGACTGAGCTGCCTGTCAAACAAGAACCTGAGTCTACTGATTGCACTGAGACTGGAAATCAAGTAATTGTGCCTGAGGAACATACTGAAGATCTTCAGGTTAAGAAGGAAATAAAACCTGCCCTGGCAACAAAAGAGATAAAAGACGAAGAATCTGAAGAGTTCACAAAAAGCAAATCCGAGTCTGAGATTTATGACCCAAATACACTGTACTGTATCTGTCACCAGCCTCATAATAACAG GTTTATGATTTGTTGTGATAGGTGTGAGGAATGGTTTCATGGTGACTGTGTGGGGATTTCTGAGGCTCGTGGGCGACTATTGGAAAGGAATGGGGAGGACTATATCTGCCCAAATTGCACCATTCTGCAGGGGCAGGATGAGACAGTTTCAGAAACAGATCAGCAAGAAACTAAATCAAGGCATGTAAACGTGGATGGCACAGAGCTCACAAGTGTAGGAACAGTCGAACAAAAGTCCAGTGAGGATCAAGGAATCAAGGGTAGGATTGAAAAAGCTGCAAATCCAAGTGGGAAGAAAAAACTCAAGATATTTCAACCT GTAATGGAAGCTCCTGGTGCATCAAAATGTATTGGTCCTGGCTGTTCTAATGTGGCTCAGCCTGATTCTGTGTACTGCAGTAACGACTGCATTCTCAAACATGCTGCGGCCACCATGAAATTTCTCAGTGCAGGAAAAGAACCAAAGCCAAAAGAGAAGATCAAATCAAAATCTGAGAGGTCCACAATTCTAAAATCTCCACTGCAG GCAGGTACTAAGCCTTTGTCCTCCCAGAAGAAACCAACTCCTGAGAAAAAAGAGATTAACATGAAGAAAAGTATGGTGACAGCCCCTAAAACTGAAGCAAACACCCAACCAGTTGCTAAAGAGCCGGCATCAGAAAACAGCACGCCATCCTGGGCAAGCGATCATAATTACAATGCAGTAAAGCCAGAAAAGACTGCTGCCATTTCATCTTCACTGTTGTTCAAAT cccagaaggaagagaagaagagtGAGGATAAACCTGTAGAACCTACCACAGCATCAAAGAAAGGGGTTGCTTCAGCTTCTACAGTTGAGAAACAGATGTCTTCCCTGTCCAAAAACCTTGGTCCAAAGAAGTCCCCATCATTTACTAGCACTTCACTAACTAAACACCCAACTAAATATTCTGCTGCGAGCTTCAAAGGTGTAATTCCTAAGAAATCTTGGCTTTCATCAGGCAATGTTTCCTCTTCAAAACAGTCACCTCTTTCTCATGGTTCACCATCAGTTTCCAGAAAATCAGTTGTCTCTTCCAATTTACCTGGAGGGCTTAGAAAAACGGCAATGTCTTCCACTTCAGCTACGTCTGCAATTGCACAAGCAAAAGGAGCAGCTAACCCCACTCAATCACAACCCAACTCTCAAATTCGACAAAATATACGACGATCCCTCAAAGAAATTTTATGGAAAAG AGTCAATGATAGTGATGATCTGGTCATGACAGAGAGTGAAGTGGGCAAGATAGCACTGAATATTGAAAAGGAAATGTTTAACTTGTTTCAAGTTACAGACAACCGATATAAGAGTAAATATCGCAGTATCATGTTCAATCTTAAGGACCCAAAAAATCAG GGACTTTTCCATCGTGTTCTTCGTGAAGAGATTTCTTTGTCAAAGCTAGTGAGAATGAAGCCAGAAGAACTTCTCTCCAAAGAGCTGTCTGTGTGGAAAGAGAAACCAATCAAATCA ATAACAGAGTCAAGAAGTAAATCTCATGAAAGCAGGAAGTCAGTCATAAAACAGGAAAACATACCAGATGTAAATATGGAAGATTCTCCACCAGTGTCTGACTCAGAT GAGCAGCAAGAATCAACCCGAGATGCACCAGAGAAAAGTAGTGCTCCCCTTCTGGATATTTTTAGCAGTATGTTAAAGGACACAACAAGTCAGCATCGAGCCCATCTTTTTGACCTGAACTGCAAAATCTGTACAG GTCAGATTTCAGCATCTGATGATGAACCAGCACCAAAGAAATCAAAATTGTCAATGACTTCTGCTAAAAAGATGGAGACCCAATCAAAGCCAGAAATAAAGCCAAAATATGAAAGTTCTACATCAGCTGCAGCGCCTGAAACAGAGGCAGTATCTGAAAACACAACAGAAACTCTTGGATCTGTATCAGAAACAGTCTCTCAGTCAGTCTTGGAAACAACGTATTTTCCTACAACACAGGGGCATCATAATGCAGAATCTGCTTTGCCTGAAGAGGTCTCCATTTATCCTACTTCTTGCATTGCAGGAGTTGTCACTACAGTAACTGTATCTGGCAGGGACCCCAGAACAGCAATGAGCAGTTCATCTGGTATTGTGACGTCAGCATCGCATTCCAGCCCTGCGCCTGACAAAGTTTCCATGGTGGAATCCAGACAGGAAATATCAAAATCTGTTTTAACAGCTCCTAAATCAATATTAACAAAACCATCATCCTCACCAGATCCAAGATATTTGACAGTTCCACCATCACCAAATATCAA CACCACAGAGTCACGGTCCCCTCAGGATGGAGATACTTCCCTCTTTCTTTCTCGTCTCAGTACCATTTGGAAAGGATTTATTAACATGCAAAGTGTGGCCAAGTTTGTCACTAAAGCATATCCCGTCTCTGGGTGTTTTGAATATCTTAGTGAG GATTTACCAGATACAATTCATATTGGTGGGAGGATCTCACCGAAGACAGTCTGGGATTATGTTGGCAAACTCAAATCTTCCCTTTCTAag GAACTGTGCTTGATTCGTTTCCACCCTGCaacagaagaagaggaagttgCCTATATTTCTCTCTACTCCTATTTTAGCAGTCGTGGTCGGTTTGGTGTTGTAGCTAATAACAACAGACACGTCAAGGACCTCTACCTGATCCCACTGAGTGCTAAGGACCCAATTCCATCCAAACTCTTGCCCTTTGAGGGACCAG
- the DIDO1 gene encoding death-inducer obliterator 1 isoform X3: MEQVVSARSVALESESSLGNMENRSPASVLDDKGEQSNEDEQKAIKPTSKEFKKTWGFRRTTIAKREGAGDVDVDTSEQQPQQQQSLSLRRSGRQPKRTERVEEFLTTVRRRGRKNVPTALEDSSEPASCPVTDVETASEGSVESTPDIKPGTRKSDSKDNKDQPVLESRGAKNDDDDDTSDSDSDGLTLKELQNRLRNKRIEQKPAELTLKEIQNRLRKKHLEQNPTETVDVQAGNQVKTELPVKQEPESTDCTETGNQVIVPEEHTEDLQVKKEIKPALATKEIKDEESEEFTKSKSESEIYDPNTLYCICHQPHNNRFMICCDRCEEWFHGDCVGISEARGRLLERNGEDYICPNCTILQGQDETVSETDQQETKSRHVNVDGTELTSVGTVEQKSSEDQGIKGRIEKAANPSGKKKLKIFQPVMEAPGASKCIGPGCSNVAQPDSVYCSNDCILKHAAATMKFLSAGKEPKPKEKIKSKSERSTILKSPLQAGTKPLSSQKKPTPEKKEINMKKSMVTAPKTEANTQPVAKEPASENSTPSWASDHNYNAVKPEKTAAISSSLLFKSQKEEKKSEDKPVEPTTASKKGVASASTVEKQMSSLSKNLGPKKSPSFTSTSLTKHPTKYSAASFKGVIPKKSWLSSGNVSSSKQSPLSHGSPSVSRKSVVSSNLPGGLRKTAMSSTSATSAIAQAKGAANPTQSQPNSQIRQNIRRSLKEILWKRVNDSDDLVMTESEVGKIALNIEKEMFNLFQVTDNRYKSKYRSIMFNLKDPKNQGLFHRVLREEISLSKLVRMKPEELLSKELSVWKEKPIKSITESRSKSHESRKSVIKQENIPDVNMEDSPPVSDSDEQQESTRDAPEKSSAPLLDIFSSMLKDTTSQHRAHLFDLNCKICTGQISASDDEPAPKKSKLSMTSAKKMETQSKPEIKPKYESSTSAAAPETEAVSENTTETLGSVSETVSQSVLETTYFPTTQGHHNAESALPEEVSIYPTSCIAGVVTTVTVSGRDPRTAMSSSSGIVTSASHSSPAPDKVSMVESRQEISKSVLTAPKSILTKPSSSPDPRYLTVPPSPNINTTESRSPQDGDTSLFLSRLSTIWKGFINMQSVAKFVTKAYPVSGCFEYLSEDLPDTIHIGGRISPKTVWDYVGKLKSSLSKELCLIRFHPATEEEEVAYISLYSYFSSRGRFGVVANNNRHVKDLYLIPLSAKDPIPSKLLPFEGPDGKSTKKIRLF; encoded by the exons ATGGAACAAGTTGTAAGTGCACGGTCTGTGGCACTTGAATCTGAATCCAGTCTTGGTAACATGGAAAACCGTTCTCCTG catCAGTTTTGGATGATAAAGGTGAGCAAAGCAATGAGGACGAACAAAAAGCTATCAAGCCCACAAGTAAGGAGTTCAAGAAAACATGGGGATTTCGAAGGACTACAATTGCCAAACGAGAAGGGGCAGGAGATGTTGATGTGGACACTAGTGAACAACAACCACAGCAGCAACAAAGCCTGTCCCTCCGGCGTAGCGGACGGCAACCCAAGCGTACTGAAAGAGTGGAAGAATTTCTTACAACAGTAAGACGTAGAGGTAGAAAGAATGTTCCTACTGCTCTTGAAGATTCAAGTGAACCAGCATCCTGTCCGGTTACAGATGTGGAGACTGCCTCTGAAGGCAGTGTGGAGAGCACTCCAGATATAAAACCTGGCACTCGGAAGAGTGACTCTAAAGACAATAAGGATCAGCCAGTCTTGGAAAGCAGGGGTGcaaaaaatgatgatgatgatgatacctCTGATAGTGATAGTGATGGATTGACGCTGAAAGAACTACAAAATCGTCTAAGAAACAAACGCATTGAACAAAAACCTGCAGAATTGACATTGAAAGAGATACAGAACCGCCTCAGGAAAAAACACCTAGAACAAAATCCTACAGAAACAGTTGATGTCCAGGCAGGAAATCAAGTTAAGACTGAGCTGCCTGTCAAACAAGAACCTGAGTCTACTGATTGCACTGAGACTGGAAATCAAGTAATTGTGCCTGAGGAACATACTGAAGATCTTCAGGTTAAGAAGGAAATAAAACCTGCCCTGGCAACAAAAGAGATAAAAGACGAAGAATCTGAAGAGTTCACAAAAAGCAAATCCGAGTCTGAGATTTATGACCCAAATACACTGTACTGTATCTGTCACCAGCCTCATAATAACAG GTTTATGATTTGTTGTGATAGGTGTGAGGAATGGTTTCATGGTGACTGTGTGGGGATTTCTGAGGCTCGTGGGCGACTATTGGAAAGGAATGGGGAGGACTATATCTGCCCAAATTGCACCATTCTGCAGGGGCAGGATGAGACAGTTTCAGAAACAGATCAGCAAGAAACTAAATCAAGGCATGTAAACGTGGATGGCACAGAGCTCACAAGTGTAGGAACAGTCGAACAAAAGTCCAGTGAGGATCAAGGAATCAAGGGTAGGATTGAAAAAGCTGCAAATCCAAGTGGGAAGAAAAAACTCAAGATATTTCAACCT GTAATGGAAGCTCCTGGTGCATCAAAATGTATTGGTCCTGGCTGTTCTAATGTGGCTCAGCCTGATTCTGTGTACTGCAGTAACGACTGCATTCTCAAACATGCTGCGGCCACCATGAAATTTCTCAGTGCAGGAAAAGAACCAAAGCCAAAAGAGAAGATCAAATCAAAATCTGAGAGGTCCACAATTCTAAAATCTCCACTGCAG GCAGGTACTAAGCCTTTGTCCTCCCAGAAGAAACCAACTCCTGAGAAAAAAGAGATTAACATGAAGAAAAGTATGGTGACAGCCCCTAAAACTGAAGCAAACACCCAACCAGTTGCTAAAGAGCCGGCATCAGAAAACAGCACGCCATCCTGGGCAAGCGATCATAATTACAATGCAGTAAAGCCAGAAAAGACTGCTGCCATTTCATCTTCACTGTTGTTCAAAT cccagaaggaagagaagaagagtGAGGATAAACCTGTAGAACCTACCACAGCATCAAAGAAAGGGGTTGCTTCAGCTTCTACAGTTGAGAAACAGATGTCTTCCCTGTCCAAAAACCTTGGTCCAAAGAAGTCCCCATCATTTACTAGCACTTCACTAACTAAACACCCAACTAAATATTCTGCTGCGAGCTTCAAAGGTGTAATTCCTAAGAAATCTTGGCTTTCATCAGGCAATGTTTCCTCTTCAAAACAGTCACCTCTTTCTCATGGTTCACCATCAGTTTCCAGAAAATCAGTTGTCTCTTCCAATTTACCTGGAGGGCTTAGAAAAACGGCAATGTCTTCCACTTCAGCTACGTCTGCAATTGCACAAGCAAAAGGAGCAGCTAACCCCACTCAATCACAACCCAACTCTCAAATTCGACAAAATATACGACGATCCCTCAAAGAAATTTTATGGAAAAG AGTCAATGATAGTGATGATCTGGTCATGACAGAGAGTGAAGTGGGCAAGATAGCACTGAATATTGAAAAGGAAATGTTTAACTTGTTTCAAGTTACAGACAACCGATATAAGAGTAAATATCGCAGTATCATGTTCAATCTTAAGGACCCAAAAAATCAG GGACTTTTCCATCGTGTTCTTCGTGAAGAGATTTCTTTGTCAAAGCTAGTGAGAATGAAGCCAGAAGAACTTCTCTCCAAAGAGCTGTCTGTGTGGAAAGAGAAACCAATCAAATCA ATAACAGAGTCAAGAAGTAAATCTCATGAAAGCAGGAAGTCAGTCATAAAACAGGAAAACATACCAGATGTAAATATGGAAGATTCTCCACCAGTGTCTGACTCAGAT GAGCAGCAAGAATCAACCCGAGATGCACCAGAGAAAAGTAGTGCTCCCCTTCTGGATATTTTTAGCAGTATGTTAAAGGACACAACAAGTCAGCATCGAGCCCATCTTTTTGACCTGAACTGCAAAATCTGTACAG GTCAGATTTCAGCATCTGATGATGAACCAGCACCAAAGAAATCAAAATTGTCAATGACTTCTGCTAAAAAGATGGAGACCCAATCAAAGCCAGAAATAAAGCCAAAATATGAAAGTTCTACATCAGCTGCAGCGCCTGAAACAGAGGCAGTATCTGAAAACACAACAGAAACTCTTGGATCTGTATCAGAAACAGTCTCTCAGTCAGTCTTGGAAACAACGTATTTTCCTACAACACAGGGGCATCATAATGCAGAATCTGCTTTGCCTGAAGAGGTCTCCATTTATCCTACTTCTTGCATTGCAGGAGTTGTCACTACAGTAACTGTATCTGGCAGGGACCCCAGAACAGCAATGAGCAGTTCATCTGGTATTGTGACGTCAGCATCGCATTCCAGCCCTGCGCCTGACAAAGTTTCCATGGTGGAATCCAGACAGGAAATATCAAAATCTGTTTTAACAGCTCCTAAATCAATATTAACAAAACCATCATCCTCACCAGATCCAAGATATTTGACAGTTCCACCATCACCAAATATCAA CACCACAGAGTCACGGTCCCCTCAGGATGGAGATACTTCCCTCTTTCTTTCTCGTCTCAGTACCATTTGGAAAGGATTTATTAACATGCAAAGTGTGGCCAAGTTTGTCACTAAAGCATATCCCGTCTCTGGGTGTTTTGAATATCTTAGTGAG GATTTACCAGATACAATTCATATTGGTGGGAGGATCTCACCGAAGACAGTCTGGGATTATGTTGGCAAACTCAAATCTTCCCTTTCTAag GAACTGTGCTTGATTCGTTTCCACCCTGCaacagaagaagaggaagttgCCTATATTTCTCTCTACTCCTATTTTAGCAGTCGTGGTCGGTTTGGTGTTGTAGCTAATAACAACAGACACGTCAAGGACCTCTACCTGATCCCACTGAGTGCTAAGGACCCAATTCCATCCAAACTCTTGCCCTTTGAGGGACCAG